GACGTCAGCAATGGCATCTGCGCTGTCGCTGTGACCGGTCGCGCGCAGAGCGAGCTTCGCCATCGTCGCGACCAGCGTCAGTGTCGTCGCGTCAGGCATGGGTCCCACCCGGTGCCCGAGCCGGAGCCGTTGGCGCCTTGGAGCTGTGGGACGACGCCTTCGCTGCGGTCCGGCTCATTCGTCGTCGGCCCGAGACCGAGCGTTGGGCCCGCTGGGGAAGCGGCGCAGGGCCCAACGGGTGTGGGAGATGCGGGAGGCGAACGCTCGACGCTGGGCCGTGCTGGTGCTGGGGTCGTCCACGACGGCCGACAGGGTGTCGAGGTCTCTCTGCAGGCGCTTCTGGATGCGGGCAGTGTCCACTCGGCACTGGGTGCAGCAGTACAGCGGCTGACGACCCCCTTGGGGGCTCCATGAGCAGGTGTTGGTGCACGTGGGGTTGAGACACCGCATCACGGTGGGTGGTGCGGGGCTGCGGCGAAGGGCAGCAGGGGCGGCGACCGTGAGGGCGGCTGTCTCGGGCTGCTTCTTCATCGACTCTCCCAGGGCGGCATGTATGCCGGTGTTATGGATTCTTTGAGGAGATACGAATGTATACCCCTATACATCATTCCTTGCCTACCCCTATACATCATTCCTGCGGTGGTTGACCCCTTCCCTCGTGGTTGAAACCGGCGCCGTGGGGGCCTTCGACCGCCAGAGGAGCTGCTGGGCGGGCGCATGCCGTACGGGCCCAGGGGTGGTTCTGAAGAGACGTTCGGTCATATGCTGCGAGAGCCCCTGCCGCCACCGCCGGGTCGACCGGTGCCAGGCAGGTCAAGGGGGCCCAGCGCGCCGCGGGTTCGGATCCGACGGCCACGACAGAGAGGTGAGCGCCAGCAGCCAGGGCACAGGAGGGCGTCACTGGGAGCCCGTCGACCAACCCCAGACATGCGCAGAGCCGGGCGGCAACCCGGCTCGTGCGTGGTCCAAGCGCTCTGAGAAGCGCTCAGCAGTCTCATCCCCTGTGCGAGGAGTTCTTCGTATGCCATCTTGGCGGCCTGTCGTGGCGTCTGTCAACGCCCGACGACCCTGGTCGGAGCGTCGGTGAACGCCCCGGACCGGGCGGTCTCGCATCGTCGCGGGACGCGGGTGACATATCTGCCTGCCCTGCAGGGCCCCCGAGCCCCGTGGGAGCAGGTGCTGGCGCTGTCGCAGGACTGCGTCGCTCTCGAGAAGGTGGGTGCGGCCGCGTGGGTGTCGACCCGTTGCCTGCCCGAAGATGGCCGTGACCCTGCCGTACACCAGCACGAAGCCCGCACCCTGGCCGAGTGCCGGGTCAGCGCCCTGGCGAGCGTGCGCCGGCCTGCGTCGTACCAGGGGATGACCAACTCCATCGGCCGGATGTGCCTGCCCAGTCTCCACGTGGACGGGCATGCGGGGTGGTATGAGTCCCGCAACGAGCAGGACAACTACCGTGACCTGCTGCTGGCTCGCCCGGTGGTGGACATGTCCACGCAGGCGATGCGCCTGGAGTGGGCGTTGCCCGGCGGCGTCCGCTCTCACGTCCCCGATGCCCTACTGCGGTCCCGGGACGGTCGGATCACTCTGGTGGACGTCACCCGCCGCGCCCGGTTGGAAGACCCACGGTTGGTGGCCGTGCTGGTGCTGACGCGCGCCACGGCGGACGCGTTGGGCTGGCGGTACGAGGTGCGTACGGAGCTGACCCCCCAGCGCCGCCGCAACGTGTCCTTCGTCTACTCCCACCGCCACGTCCCAGACCACCTGCCTGCGGACTGGGCGGCCCGGATCCAGGGGCTGGGCTCCACCACGCAGCTGCGCGGCGCTGCCGTCGCGCTGGGCACCCGCACGGCCCCGGCGTACGCCGCCGTGTTCCACCTCGTGGCTCGACGCCACCTGTTCCTCGACCTTGACAGCCCCCTGACGGCGGATGCCCCCGTGAGCACCCGCCCCTTCCCTCCGAGGAGGACCCAATGCCTGCCGGCACATTGACCCTTGCCGCTGACGACCGCGAGCCTGGCCCCGGCGAGGTGCTCAGGGCGGGAGCACGAGTCGTCCTGGACGGTCGAACCTTCACGATCGCCTCGTTCGACAGGACCCCGGGCGCCCGACTCGAGGTGGTCCTGGACACCGGCGACGGGTTGTGGCGGATGCCGGTGGTCGAGCTGTGGACCCGGCTCTCAGCCCAGAGATCGCCCCTACCAGCGCCCACCGACGACGAGACGCCCCGCTCGGCGCTGCTGGCGGCATGCGACCCGGACAAGCAGCGCTACTACCTGGACCTGTACGCCGACGTGCTGCAGATCCTGACCGGGAGCATGCGCGGAAACCTGGCGGCCGACATCGCCGATGGACGCGCGAACCCCGACTACGACCCGCACACCACCAGCCAGGCGCAGCGCCTGGAGCGCAAGGCCAGGGAGCGGAGGCGACGCGGGGTGAGTCCCTCGTCGATTCGTGCGCTGCGCCGCAAGGTTCAGCAGGCCCAGCGCCACGGCATCGACGGCCTCATCCACGGCAACACCAATCCTCCTGGCGCACCCCGGCGGACCGCCGAGCCGCAGGTCTTGCAGATCGTCCAGGAAGTCCTGGCCTCTCAGCCGCAGCGCGCGAAGACCTCCCAGGTCACGCTGCTGCGCCTGATCCGGGCCCGGCTCCTTCGAGACGGCGTGGAGACGAAGCTCTCCGACTACCGCCTCAAGCAGCTGATCGGGGAACACTCGCGCGCGATGGACCTGCACCTGGAGGCCAAGGGTCGTGAGCGGGTCGCGCTCAAGCCGCAGGTGGTGTACGGATCGCGCGTGGTATCGCGCCCCGGCGAGGTCGTGCAGGTCGATGCCACCACGACCAACATCCACGTCTTCGACCCCAGGTGCGGGTGGATCCGTGCGGTCGTGCTGACGGCGATCGACGTGTTCAGCCGCTGCATCCTGGCGCTGCGTGTGGTCACGAACGCACCTACCTCACGCGACGTCGCCATGCTCGTGTGGGACATCGGCCGTCCCGTCGTGACCCGGTCCGGGTATCCATACGAGCTGGTCCACCACCATGGTGTCCCCCGCCTGATCGCGGTGAACAGCGACCCGTGCGACCCGGAGGAGCAGGAGTTGGAGCGGATCGGGATCAAGCCGGCCCTGACTCCGAGCGTGATCGTCATGGACCACGGCAAGGAATTCGACTCGGTCCACCTGATCTCCGCGCTGGCCCGGGTCGGCATCGACATCGACTTCTGCGGACCTCGGGCGGCGCACGCCAAGGGCGTGATCGAGTCGTTCCACAACGTGCTGCGCGAGATCCAGTCACTGCTGCCGGCTTACAAGGGCGCCAACGTCAACAACCATCCCAGGGGGGTGGAGGACCTGGCCACCCTCACTGCCCAGGACCTGCGTGACGCGCTCTGGGAGTACATCCTGCTGATCTACCACCACACGAGTCACGCAGGCCTGTCGGCCGCGCACCGCAGCGATGTCGCCCTGTCCCCGGCCCTGGTGTGGTCGGCCTACCTGAGCTCTGGTGGCTCCCTGACCACGCCCCGAGACCCCTACCTGTACGTCGAGCTGCTGGCCACCAAGTCGTGCCTGGTCCAGGCGTACGGCGTCAACGTCAACGGCCGCACCTACAACTCCACCGAGCTGCAGGCGATGCGCCCCCTGGTGGCGGCCGGAGCCGGAGTGCGCGCCCGGAAGGTCCTGGTCCACTACGACCGCTGGGACGTCAGCAGGGTCTACCTGCGCCACCCCCAGACCCGCGGTTGGCTCTGCGTCCCCCGCACCGGGGAAGAGTCCTGGTCGCGGTTGCCCTGCAGCGACATGTTCGATCGCGCGTTGCGCCAGCACCTGCTGGCCGGCGACGTGCGTCCGCTGACCGGGCCCGAGAGCAATCACAGCGCAGCGGAGTTCATCAACCGGTGGAACGCCCAGGGCTTGGCCGAACGCAACCAGGACCGCATCCTGGCGATCGAGGCGGGGCGGGCCCGGGACTACGCCCACGACCTGGCCGACGCGCCCCCCGAGGTCCGGGAGCTGGCCTTCGGCGGCGCCGAGGACGACACCGTCATCCAGGGCGTCGTCATCGACGCGGACGCGGACAGCGACGAGCTCCTCGACGCAGACCTGGACGCGGACCAGGAGGAGGAAGAGATCGACCTCGAAGCCCTGGGCCCCTACGAGCCGGACCAGGACTGGTACAGCACCGAGGAACAGGCATGAGCACCTTCAGCGCCAGCGACCCGCTCACCTGGCACCCTCACCACCAGGCCCTGACCCGCAGGCGCCGCCCCCGCGCAGGCGACCCCCTGCAGGACTTCCTCGACTGGAACCTCGCCGTCGGCCCCGTCCGGACCGACGACACCGACAAGGTCCGCGACGCGATCCTCCAGACCCAGCGGCGCAACGCCCGCGAGGCCCTGACCCCCCGCTGGGTCGTCATCGTCGACGGCCCACCGCTGTCCGGGAAGAGCTGGGCAGTCCTGAG
This Arsenicicoccus dermatophilus DNA region includes the following protein-coding sequences:
- a CDS encoding transposase family protein; amino-acid sequence: MPAGTLTLAADDREPGPGEVLRAGARVVLDGRTFTIASFDRTPGARLEVVLDTGDGLWRMPVVELWTRLSAQRSPLPAPTDDETPRSALLAACDPDKQRYYLDLYADVLQILTGSMRGNLAADIADGRANPDYDPHTTSQAQRLERKARERRRRGVSPSSIRALRRKVQQAQRHGIDGLIHGNTNPPGAPRRTAEPQVLQIVQEVLASQPQRAKTSQVTLLRLIRARLLRDGVETKLSDYRLKQLIGEHSRAMDLHLEAKGRERVALKPQVVYGSRVVSRPGEVVQVDATTTNIHVFDPRCGWIRAVVLTAIDVFSRCILALRVVTNAPTSRDVAMLVWDIGRPVVTRSGYPYELVHHHGVPRLIAVNSDPCDPEEQELERIGIKPALTPSVIVMDHGKEFDSVHLISALARVGIDIDFCGPRAAHAKGVIESFHNVLREIQSLLPAYKGANVNNHPRGVEDLATLTAQDLRDALWEYILLIYHHTSHAGLSAAHRSDVALSPALVWSAYLSSGGSLTTPRDPYLYVELLATKSCLVQAYGVNVNGRTYNSTELQAMRPLVAAGAGVRARKVLVHYDRWDVSRVYLRHPQTRGWLCVPRTGEESWSRLPCSDMFDRALRQHLLAGDVRPLTGPESNHSAAEFINRWNAQGLAERNQDRILAIEAGRARDYAHDLADAPPEVRELAFGGAEDDTVIQGVVIDADADSDELLDADLDADQEEEEIDLEALGPYEPDQDWYSTEEQA